From the genome of Podospora bellae-mahoneyi strain CBS 112042 chromosome 2, whole genome shotgun sequence:
CGCAATCTCTTGCGTGCCTTGGCCTCGAGCGCAGTGTCCACCAGCTGCTTCGCATTCTCCGCCGCTACCGCGCTGCGCGCTACAATTGGATCGGCGCGCTTGGAGGTAGGGAGTTTACTGGAAAGCATCTTGGAGATGGACGTCGCGAAGGCTTCTGGGTCGTTGCGCTTCGACTTCATGCGGTTCGCGCCTGTGCCAAGCCCATCGTCGCTGCCGCTGTgggcgtcgtcgtcctcgtctgAAGATccgtcatcgccatcgccatcctcgtcgccggAGGAGTTATCTGAAGCTGGCGCATCTTTGGCGACAAATTTCTTCTGTTTTGTCTCTGattttggttgttgggatttGGACTTGGAATTTGGCGCCGAATCGCTGTCGGACTGGGAATCTGAgtcttcggcttcggtggaggcgccgtcgtcggcctcgaGGTTGTCTAGATCCTCTTCGTCCGAATCGAGCAGGTTGGAGGGAATGGCACCGCCTTCGTCATTCTCGgagtcttcttcctcggagCTGCTGTGGTATGCGGCGACTTGTCTCTGCTTCTTGGTTGGTCTTTGtgccttgcccttggggCCGTCGCTGAAGGAGCGCTTCTTTAATGATGATCCTGCCATGGTGTGGGGTGCTGTTGCAAGTCAATTGCTGCAAAGACTTGTGATGAGTCTGGAGTTGATGCGGATGATTGACAGTCAGTCCAGCGCACTCGTTGTTCGAGCGAGTTCCCCAGAAATTTTTGGCGGTGAATA
Proteins encoded in this window:
- the RRP15 gene encoding pre-60S ribosomal particles component (EggNog:ENOG503P20N; BUSCO:EOG092653LT; COG:S), encoding MAGSSLKKRSFSDGPKGKAQRPTKKQRQVAAYHSSSEEEDSENDEGGAIPSNLLDSDEEDLDNLEADDGASTEAEDSDSQSDSDSAPNSKSKSQQPKSETKQKKFVAKDAPASDNSSGDEDGDGDDGSSDEDDDAHSGSDDGLGTGANRMKSKRNDPEAFATSISKMLSSKLPTSKRADPIVARSAVAAENAKQLVDTALEAKARKRLREQKRLAMEKGRVRDVLVPSTKRTLNLQTGEIEEELEDGAETTGQLLATERRLRKVAQRGVVKLFNAVRAAQVKASEAERVVRKEGMVGVKRKEEKITEMSRKGFLDLIANGGGGLKKGGLEEA